One genomic region from Homalodisca vitripennis isolate AUS2020 chromosome 6, UT_GWSS_2.1, whole genome shotgun sequence encodes:
- the LOC124364636 gene encoding phosphatase Herzog produces MDASSIITQVSRDDEQLGSYSPEKGHIPRVDNDVCVPGQVGKKPRRGVLRSLLCCFSAASSKASKASGNSEGRCSPQLSPGSPRYLLPTIRHQDMHKKCMVIDLDETLVHSSFKPINNADFVVPVEIDGTVHQVYVLKRPYVDEFLQRMGELYECVLFTASLAKYADPVADLLDRWGVFRARLFRESCVFHRGNYVKDLNKLGRDLQKVIIVDNSPASYIFHPDNAVPVASWFDDMTDTEMLDLIPFFEKLSKVDNVYAVLCNSNHPYNCVGMGVGVGQATNTHPGAGS; encoded by the exons ATGGACGCATCGTCCATTATTACACAAGTGTCACGCGATGACGAACAATTAGGAAGCTATTCTCCTGAAAAAG GTCATATACCTAGAGTCGACAATGATGTCTGTGTCCCAG GTCAAGTGGGCAAGAAACCAAGGAGGGGAGTGCTTCGTTCGCTGCTCTGCTGCTTCAGTGCTGCCAGTTCGAAGGCTTCGAAAGCGTCCGGTAACAGTGAGGGTAGGTGTTCACCGCAGCTCAGCCCTGGCTCACCACGCTACCTGCTGCCCACCATCCGACACCAAGACATGCACAAGAAATGCATGGTTATAGACTTGGATGAGACTTTAGTGCATAGTTCATTTAAG CCTATTAACAATGCTGACTTTGTTGTGCCTGTTGAAATCGATGGTACCGTCCACCAAGTTTATGTACTGAAGCGACCATACGTAGACGAGTTCCTGCAGAGAATGGGTGAACTGTACGAGTGTGTCCTCTTTACAGCCAGTTTAGCAAAG TATGCAGACCCTGTGGCTGACCTCTTGGACAGATGGGGAGTCTTCCGAGCTCGCTTGTTTAGGGAATCTTGTGTCTTCCACCGTGGTAACTACGTAAAGGACCTCAACAAGCTTGGACGTGACCTTCAAAAAGTCATTATTGTAGATAATTCACCCGCCTCATACATCTTCCATCCAGACAATGCT GTGCCTGTGGCCTCATGGTTCGACGATATGACGGATACAGAAATGTTGGATCTAATACCGTTTTTTGAGAAACTGAGCAAGGTGGACAATGTTTATGCGGTCCTGTGCAATTCAAACCACCCGTACAACTGCGTGGGCATGGGCGTAGGCGTGGGACAGGCGACCAATACACATCCCGGAGCCGGTTCATAG